The following nucleotide sequence is from Chryseobacterium sp. CY350.
GATCGTTTCAGACTTCGTAAGTGGTATGTCTCGTGAGGGAATCAAAAAGGTAAATGGTGATATTATTATTCAGACAGCGCTTTTCAAAGGTAACATTTCGAGACTTCCGGAAAATGTTGTTTGGCTAGAAAACAATAATTACTATCTGCCGGTTGGTACTACCAGAGAAATTAATCCCGCAAACGAGAAATTGATTGTGAAGAAAGGAAACACTTTAGCCTCAGATAAAAAATATTTTTATGTGTCACCTTATGCCAATCAAATGGTTTATGCTGAAAAATATGAGGGTGAAGGTATTTTAACAACTAAACTTCCGGATGCTCCGGCCTTTTTAGCAAACACTTTCAGAGCAACCTTAGTGAAAAGTGGAGTAGGCGTTACAGGAAAAGTGACTCCACGAACAACAGATGGAACTCCGGAAGTCAGAAAAATGATTTCTGTTTACAAGTCACCAACGTTATCAGACATTATTTATTACACCAACCAGCGAAGTGATAATGGTTTGGCCGAAGCTTTACTTAAGACCGTTGGTTTTCAGAAAAAAGGCGATCAGACTTCAGAATCTGGAAGAATTGTGGTCAACGAGCATTTAAAAGATGTAGCATTTGATATAGAAGGTTTAAACTATATGGATGGAAGCGGTTTGTCAAGAAGCAACCATGTTACACCTATTTCTCAGGTTAAGTTTTTGACTTCGTTAATGAATCAGAAATACTACAAAACTTATTTCGATTCTTTACCAATTGGGGGACAGTCTGGCACTCTGAAAGGTATGTTTAAAACCGACGGAAACGGACAGATTTTTGCAAAAACAGGAACATTAAATAAAGTAAAAGCTTTGGCTGGCTACATTAAAACAAATACAGGAAGAACATTGGTTTTCTCGCTGC
It contains:
- the dacB gene encoding D-alanyl-D-alanine carboxypeptidase/D-alanyl-D-alanine endopeptidase, translating into MINYRKYISGMTVLATGFFLAQSTVSTVLYSPNFDSQTKNLNLPSPVAAIEKAFLSPKELVDVSVNTMMADPVLKNATWGFVVYDPKTKKIISSYNENTPLVPASTTKLLTTETALNLLGENYRWMTQLEYSGEVDENGVLNGNLYLVGSGDPSLGTNKAGAWSYKEIVSDFVSGMSREGIKKVNGDIIIQTALFKGNISRLPENVVWLENNNYYLPVGTTREINPANEKLIVKKGNTLASDKKYFYVSPYANQMVYAEKYEGEGILTTKLPDAPAFLANTFRATLVKSGVGVTGKVTPRTTDGTPEVRKMISVYKSPTLSDIIYYTNQRSDNGLAEALLKTVGFQKKGDQTSESGRIVVNEHLKDVAFDIEGLNYMDGSGLSRSNHVTPISQVKFLTSLMNQKYYKTYFDSLPIGGQSGTLKGMFKTDGNGQIFAKTGTLNKVKALAGYIKTNTGRTLVFSLLVNNYAGSVAQVKSKMEKILQPALDL